A genomic window from Thermococcus nautili includes:
- a CDS encoding 2-oxoglutarate ferredoxin oxidoreductase subunit delta, whose protein sequence is MAENANTVVEKNGYLVVGKAEGIVEIDVDTFLCKGCGICVEMCPRKVFEWSKELSEKGVHYPVPVHAEKCVKCKLCELLCPDFAIAVRW, encoded by the coding sequence ATGGCCGAAAACGCGAACACCGTTGTTGAAAAAAACGGCTACCTTGTCGTCGGAAAGGCGGAAGGAATCGTTGAGATTGACGTTGATACATTTCTCTGCAAGGGCTGTGGAATTTGTGTCGAGATGTGCCCGAGGAAGGTCTTCGAGTGGAGCAAGGAGCTGAGCGAGAAAGGTGTGCACTATCCAGTCCCTGTTCACGCGGAGAAGTGCGTCAAGTGCAAGCTCTGTGAACTGCTCTGCCCGGACTTCGCCATCGCGGTAAGGTGGTGA
- the ftsY gene encoding signal recognition particle-docking protein FtsY: MFGKLREKLKKFTKQVEEKIEEEEKKVEKTEPEKKPGLMERLLQVEIKEKDVEEALDELELELLEADVALETVEALREKIKEKLVGKKVRIGTNKGKLIEEALREAILEILTPEKKIDLLEMIRSKEEKPFVIVFVGFNGSGKTTTIAKLANWLRKNGLSVVIAASDTFRAGAIEQIEEHAKRVGVKVIKHDYGADPAAVAYDAIQHAKARGVDVVLVDTAGRNELNRNLMDEMKKIVRVTKPDLVIFVGDSLSGNAVVEQAKQFNEAVRIDGVILTKLDADARGGAALSISHAIGAPILFVGVGQGYDDLKPFDEKWFVDRIFGEE; this comes from the coding sequence ATGTTCGGAAAGCTCAGGGAGAAGCTCAAGAAGTTCACCAAGCAGGTTGAGGAGAAGATTGAGGAGGAAGAGAAGAAGGTCGAAAAGACCGAGCCGGAAAAGAAGCCCGGCCTCATGGAGAGGCTTCTTCAGGTCGAGATTAAGGAGAAGGACGTTGAGGAAGCTTTGGACGAACTGGAGCTTGAGCTCCTCGAAGCTGACGTTGCCCTCGAAACCGTCGAGGCCCTGCGGGAGAAGATTAAGGAGAAGCTGGTCGGAAAGAAGGTCCGCATCGGAACCAACAAGGGCAAGCTGATAGAGGAAGCGCTCCGCGAGGCAATCCTCGAAATCCTCACTCCGGAGAAAAAGATTGACCTCCTCGAGATGATTCGCTCCAAAGAAGAGAAGCCCTTCGTGATAGTCTTCGTCGGATTCAACGGCTCGGGGAAGACCACGACCATAGCCAAGCTCGCCAACTGGCTCAGGAAGAACGGGCTGAGCGTCGTCATAGCGGCGAGCGATACCTTTAGGGCTGGGGCGATAGAGCAGATAGAGGAGCACGCGAAGCGCGTTGGGGTTAAGGTGATAAAGCACGACTACGGAGCGGACCCAGCAGCGGTTGCCTACGACGCAATCCAGCACGCCAAGGCGAGGGGAGTTGATGTGGTTCTCGTGGACACCGCCGGAAGGAACGAGCTCAACAGGAACCTCATGGACGAGATGAAGAAGATAGTCCGCGTCACCAAGCCGGACTTAGTAATCTTCGTCGGCGACAGCCTGAGCGGAAACGCCGTTGTGGAGCAGGCCAAGCAGTTCAACGAGGCCGTCAGGATAGACGGAGTAATCCTCACCAAGCTCGATGCGGACGCGAGGGGTGGAGCGGCTTTGAGCATAAGCCACGCGATTGGCGCGCCGATACTCTTCGTCGGCGTCGGTCAGGGCTACGACGACTTAAAGCCTTTCGACGAGAAGTGGTTCGTGGACAGGATTTTCGGGGAGGAGTGA
- a CDS encoding BMP family lipoprotein: MALSIVASGCISGNSSSAETKINILYTYTGSFGDPAKGKQAAQAQLQQGAWVIYQVAGGTGLGVFEAVGDYLKANNKKMGPPFAIGVDSAQDWIKPGVIIASMMKRVDVGVYNAVKEAEENQFKGGVVELGLKEGGVKLSTIEDVKAMFDSLPADVREKKLKDLGFKSEDELIQFLEQTRKQVPDWIWQAVDELQKQIISGQIIVPKATAKDQIELLRKAQNWTVMEQYAKEWAAKEPKPETYFDEKLNQRQNTGKIAIVYDVGGRGDLSFNDMAYMGAERAAKEFNLQLTELQSNSENDYLPNLRSLAKSGEYDIIIAVGFMMTNAVKQVAQEYPNQRFVIIDGYDPEMPHNVQMVLFKENEGSALAGALAALIALNDNKDTIGIVLGMEIPVLYKFEGGYRFGAYWALDYYKNHKQ; this comes from the coding sequence ATGGCCCTTAGCATCGTGGCCAGCGGCTGCATAAGTGGAAACTCCAGCAGTGCAGAAACTAAAATAAACATCCTCTACACCTACACCGGGTCATTTGGCGACCCTGCCAAGGGTAAGCAGGCCGCTCAGGCCCAGCTTCAGCAGGGTGCCTGGGTTATCTACCAGGTTGCCGGCGGTACCGGTCTCGGTGTCTTCGAGGCCGTCGGTGACTATCTGAAGGCCAACAACAAGAAGATGGGTCCGCCGTTCGCTATAGGCGTTGACTCCGCCCAGGACTGGATTAAGCCCGGCGTTATAATCGCGAGCATGATGAAGCGCGTTGACGTCGGCGTTTACAACGCCGTCAAGGAGGCGGAGGAGAACCAGTTCAAGGGCGGTGTCGTCGAGCTCGGCCTCAAGGAGGGCGGTGTCAAGCTCTCGACCATAGAGGACGTCAAGGCGATGTTTGACTCCCTTCCGGCCGACGTCAGGGAGAAGAAGCTCAAGGACCTCGGCTTCAAGAGCGAGGATGAACTCATCCAGTTCCTTGAGCAGACCAGGAAGCAGGTTCCGGACTGGATTTGGCAGGCAGTTGATGAGCTCCAGAAGCAGATAATCAGCGGTCAGATAATCGTTCCGAAGGCCACCGCCAAGGACCAGATTGAGCTCCTCAGGAAGGCCCAGAACTGGACGGTAATGGAGCAGTACGCCAAGGAGTGGGCCGCCAAGGAGCCCAAGCCCGAGACCTACTTCGACGAGAAGCTCAACCAGAGGCAGAACACCGGAAAGATAGCCATCGTTTACGATGTCGGCGGCAGGGGCGACCTCAGCTTCAACGATATGGCCTACATGGGTGCCGAGAGGGCCGCCAAGGAGTTTAACCTCCAGCTCACCGAGCTCCAGAGCAACAGCGAGAACGACTACCTTCCGAACCTCAGGAGCCTCGCCAAGAGCGGTGAGTACGACATAATCATCGCGGTCGGCTTCATGATGACCAACGCCGTCAAGCAGGTTGCCCAGGAATACCCGAACCAGAGGTTCGTTATCATTGACGGCTACGACCCGGAGATGCCCCACAACGTCCAGATGGTTCTCTTCAAGGAGAACGAGGGTTCGGCCCTGGCCGGAGCGCTCGCCGCGCTGATAGCGCTCAACGACAACAAGGACACCATAGGAATCGTCCTCGGTATGGAGATTCCGGTTCTCTACAAGTTCGAGGGTGGCTACCGCTTCGGTGCCTACTGGGCCCTCGACTACTACAAGAACCACAAGCAGTGA
- the surE gene encoding 5'/3'-nucleotidase SurE, translated as MRILLTNDDGIYSNGLRAAVKALSELGEVYVVAPLFQRSASGRAMTLHRPIRAKRVDVPGAKVAYGIDGTPTDCVIFALARFGGFDLAVSGINLGENLSTEITVSGTASAAIEASTHGIPSIAISLEVEWKKTLGEGEGVDFSVSAHFLRRIAGAVLERGLPEGVDMLNVNVPSDATEETEIAITRLARKRYSPTVEERIDPKGNPYYWIVGRLVQDFEPGTDAYALKVERKVSVTPINIDMTARVDFEEIKSVLFDNT; from the coding sequence TTGAGAATCCTCCTCACTAACGACGACGGAATTTACTCCAACGGCCTGCGCGCCGCTGTGAAAGCCCTGAGCGAGCTCGGCGAAGTTTACGTCGTTGCCCCGCTCTTCCAGAGGAGCGCGAGCGGCAGGGCCATGACGCTCCACAGGCCGATAAGGGCCAAGCGCGTTGACGTCCCCGGGGCGAAAGTGGCTTACGGAATAGATGGAACTCCTACAGACTGTGTGATTTTCGCCTTGGCTCGCTTCGGTGGCTTCGACTTAGCGGTCAGTGGGATTAACCTCGGCGAGAACCTCAGCACGGAGATAACCGTCTCCGGAACGGCTTCAGCGGCGATAGAGGCTTCAACTCATGGAATTCCGAGCATAGCGATTAGTCTCGAGGTTGAGTGGAAGAAGACCCTCGGCGAGGGTGAAGGGGTTGACTTCTCGGTCTCGGCGCACTTCCTCAGGAGAATAGCCGGTGCTGTCCTTGAGAGGGGTCTTCCAGAGGGAGTGGACATGCTCAACGTCAACGTGCCGAGCGACGCGACGGAGGAGACGGAGATAGCAATCACCCGCTTAGCCAGGAAGCGCTACTCCCCGACGGTCGAGGAGCGCATTGACCCGAAGGGCAACCCCTACTACTGGATTGTCGGCAGGCTCGTTCAGGACTTCGAGCCGGGAACCGATGCCTACGCCCTGAAGGTCGAGAGGAAAGTCAGCGTTACGCCGATAAACATCGATATGACGGCGAGGGTGGATTTCGAGGAGATAAAGAGCGTTCTCTTTGATAACACATAG
- a CDS encoding AbrB/MazE/SpoVT family DNA-binding domain-containing protein, which produces MEIVVKRLDSQGRLLIPREIREKLGDEVIIVDLGDRVELLPRRRANLRKFFDSVEIDELKEWEELKKELWME; this is translated from the coding sequence ATGGAAATAGTGGTGAAACGTCTCGACTCCCAGGGCAGGCTTCTCATTCCCCGCGAGATTAGGGAGAAGCTTGGCGACGAAGTCATAATAGTTGACCTTGGCGATAGGGTGGAGCTCCTTCCGAGGAGGAGAGCCAACCTGCGGAAGTTCTTCGACAGTGTTGAGATTGATGAGCTGAAGGAATGGGAGGAGCTCAAAAAGGAGCTGTGGATGGAATGA
- a CDS encoding type II toxin-antitoxin system VapC family toxin, translating to MRFIDANVFIYAFLRPKKEPPENVKEIKERAKAILTRVSDGEHVVTTVVHLSEVANVVESRGGKKKAVEVVLAVLTSENIEVLPVSPSDYLKATLIAEEKNLGVNDALAYVKMKELDIEEIYTFDRDFEKLDVRVVKV from the coding sequence ATGAGGTTCATCGACGCCAACGTCTTCATATACGCGTTTCTAAGGCCGAAGAAGGAGCCACCAGAGAATGTTAAGGAAATCAAGGAGCGGGCCAAGGCGATACTCACGAGGGTGAGCGATGGTGAGCACGTGGTAACTACGGTCGTCCACCTGAGCGAGGTTGCCAACGTCGTCGAGAGCAGGGGAGGAAAGAAGAAGGCCGTTGAGGTCGTTCTGGCGGTTTTAACGAGTGAGAACATTGAAGTTCTTCCGGTCTCTCCCAGTGATTATCTAAAGGCAACTCTCATAGCCGAGGAGAAAAACCTCGGCGTGAACGACGCTTTGGCCTACGTTAAGATGAAAGAACTCGACATAGAGGAGATTTACACGTTCGATAGGGACTTTGAAAAGCTCGATGTCAGGGTGGTGAAGGTTTAA
- a CDS encoding type II toxin-antitoxin system VapC family toxin: MMSLFLDSNVFIENFRGNHVAEQLVEKLFTGRYSLFINDVVYNEVLFMYLKHRTGKGYWGLKKHPELVKKVGNEFVDFVLPLLAFPKFLDTTNEIIVEALTIVTTYGLLPSDALILATAKYYGLDGIVSLDSDLLTVAPREGLLAISKVEDLEV, translated from the coding sequence ATGATGAGCTTGTTCCTTGACAGCAACGTGTTTATCGAGAACTTTCGAGGAAATCATGTAGCCGAACAACTCGTCGAGAAGCTGTTCACAGGGAGATACTCTCTGTTTATAAACGACGTGGTTTACAACGAGGTTCTTTTTATGTATCTCAAGCACAGAACGGGTAAGGGATACTGGGGCTTAAAAAAGCATCCAGAGCTTGTTAAAAAGGTCGGCAATGAGTTTGTCGACTTTGTGTTGCCCCTTCTCGCGTTTCCGAAATTCTTGGATACAACGAATGAGATAATAGTTGAGGCGCTCACAATTGTCACCACTTATGGTCTCCTCCCCAGCGATGCGCTAATCTTGGCAACAGCCAAATACTACGGTCTTGACGGGATAGTGAGCCTCGATTCTGACCTGCTTACCGTTGCACCACGGGAAGGTCTTTTAGCGATTTCAAAAGTTGAAGACTTGGAGGTGTAG
- a CDS encoding C39 family peptidase codes for MTPAEAKLIAQRHLQWASSNVPGFEDWKRAKLSQPVIYYFPNGTKSAYEFTVLVNGKPDGFILVAAQRYMPPILEFGKGEAPSKRLGRIGRARVRGFSVEKHRLLYYGALSYSVELDKGKAMDIHGRQISVPKEISLARSYTTMSLEREGIDNIYTVSTSTYAEKHISNVPAWTTTDPGSSSTSYPYNVGPKEDPWSWWDGCAPIAASMVIAYYEPQLQDSWDREALIDVLHHTMNTDENGGTQISDVVPGIKNLYEEYQYISSKISLNNVVQHDYNAWLESSSEGFYDAVSDINNNHPLVLLMIGGGSALDRTQNYGNHAVTVVGYVGYSSSFYWEIHDTWDNKSHYIADGNWKEAWFVFVHRR; via the coding sequence GTGACACCTGCCGAGGCCAAGCTTATTGCCCAGAGGCATCTCCAGTGGGCATCGTCAAACGTTCCGGGCTTCGAGGACTGGAAGAGGGCAAAGCTTTCCCAGCCCGTAATATACTACTTCCCCAACGGAACCAAGAGTGCCTACGAGTTCACCGTGCTGGTCAACGGAAAGCCAGATGGTTTTATACTTGTGGCAGCTCAGAGATACATGCCCCCAATTCTTGAGTTCGGCAAAGGTGAGGCGCCGAGCAAGAGGCTGGGGAGAATAGGCAGGGCCAGAGTTAGAGGATTCTCAGTAGAGAAACACAGACTGCTTTATTATGGGGCGTTAAGCTACAGCGTAGAGCTGGATAAGGGAAAGGCTATGGACATTCATGGCAGACAGATTTCTGTTCCAAAAGAAATTTCATTAGCTCGTTCTTACACAACGATGTCTTTAGAAAGGGAGGGAATAGATAACATATATACTGTGTCCACATCCACATATGCCGAAAAACATATCTCTAACGTACCTGCGTGGACTACAACAGATCCGGGGAGTTCCTCTACTTCATATCCGTATAATGTAGGGCCCAAGGAAGACCCATGGTCATGGTGGGATGGATGTGCGCCGATAGCGGCTTCAATGGTGATAGCATACTATGAGCCGCAACTTCAAGATTCCTGGGACAGGGAAGCTTTAATTGACGTTCTACATCATACAATGAATACAGACGAAAATGGGGGCACTCAGATATCTGACGTGGTTCCAGGTATAAAAAATCTCTATGAAGAATATCAATACATATCTAGCAAGATATCTCTCAACAACGTAGTTCAGCATGACTATAACGCTTGGCTGGAAAGCAGTTCAGAAGGTTTCTATGATGCAGTATCTGATATAAACAATAATCATCCTCTAGTGCTATTGATGATTGGTGGAGGTTCCGCATTAGACCGTACTCAGAATTACGGAAACCATGCAGTTACAGTGGTCGGATACGTTGGATATTCATCATCATTCTACTGGGAAATTCATGATACTTGGGACAACAAAAGTCATTACATAGCAGACGGAAATTGGAAAGAGGCATGGTTTGTCTTTGTGCATAGGAGGTGA
- a CDS encoding archaeosine biosynthesis radical SAM protein RaSEA translates to MTYWTSEDNVAGKPGTALFIILPTIGCYRFRIGKACYMCAYPTAAPKVKWSQEAIVDYVREALEKIKGKKGPFAVRMFTSGSFLDNGELKPETRRKIFELLAEMENVEEIVIESRSELVRYDAVKELAEIVPDKHFEVAIGLETANDDIADVSINKGNTFEDFVRASEITRKAGAKVKTYLLLKPIFLSERTAIEDVKESIIKAEPYTDTFSINITDIQKGTLYERLWEKSEYRPPWLWSAVEVLIWAKKKFPNKRILSDPVGAGSKRGPHNCLTDYDRVIGRAIKKFSATQDLKYIENLKPECRERWSYIVENGLLDWQLVMW, encoded by the coding sequence ATGACCTACTGGACGAGTGAGGACAACGTTGCCGGAAAGCCGGGAACGGCGCTCTTCATAATCCTCCCCACGATAGGCTGCTACCGCTTCAGAATAGGGAAGGCCTGCTACATGTGCGCCTATCCAACTGCCGCGCCGAAGGTGAAGTGGAGCCAGGAAGCAATAGTGGACTACGTGAGGGAAGCGCTGGAGAAAATAAAAGGCAAAAAAGGCCCTTTCGCGGTCAGAATGTTCACATCGGGTTCTTTCCTCGACAACGGCGAGCTCAAACCTGAAACGAGAAGAAAAATCTTCGAGCTTCTGGCGGAGATGGAGAACGTTGAGGAAATCGTCATCGAGAGCAGGAGCGAGCTGGTTCGCTACGACGCGGTTAAAGAGCTGGCCGAGATAGTTCCGGATAAGCACTTCGAGGTTGCCATAGGGCTGGAAACGGCCAACGATGACATCGCCGACGTCTCGATAAACAAGGGCAACACCTTCGAGGACTTCGTGAGGGCCTCGGAGATAACGAGGAAGGCTGGAGCGAAAGTCAAAACCTACCTCCTGCTGAAGCCGATTTTCCTGAGCGAGAGAACCGCCATCGAGGACGTCAAGGAGAGCATAATCAAGGCCGAGCCCTACACTGATACCTTCTCGATAAACATCACGGACATTCAGAAGGGGACGCTCTACGAGAGGCTGTGGGAGAAGAGCGAGTACCGCCCGCCGTGGCTCTGGAGCGCGGTCGAGGTCCTAATCTGGGCGAAGAAAAAGTTCCCGAACAAGAGAATCCTGAGCGACCCCGTTGGAGCGGGCTCAAAGCGCGGACCCCACAACTGTCTGACAGACTACGACCGCGTTATCGGCAGGGCGATAAAGAAGTTCTCGGCGACGCAGGATTTGAAATACATCGAAAACCTCAAGCCGGAGTGCAGGGAGCGGTGGAGCTACATCGTCGAGAACGGGCTTTTGGACTGGCAGTTGGTTATGTGGTGA